A region of Nerophis ophidion isolate RoL-2023_Sa linkage group LG28, RoL_Noph_v1.0, whole genome shotgun sequence DNA encodes the following proteins:
- the LOC133545391 gene encoding uncharacterized protein LOC133545391 isoform X6, with protein MCERTIAKYEEEICPTKEEKEQQHQLLDAVFKKHQIVLHKTDLQQPPHIKEEEVDPQPPHIKEEDEEVWITQEEECLLGQEEADLSKFPLTVVSVKTEEHEDKPPESSQLHHSPKRHYQCLPRDMFKVLPEVGIETLSDRRLCQTFPANPHNASGTARSVQHPPPPSQPSHHQVVIGRKLRPSLHPSV; from the exons atgtgcgaaagaaccatagcaaagtatgaggaggaaatttgtccaacaaaagaagagaaggagcaacaacatcaactactggacgctgttttcaagaaacatcaaattgtgttacacaaaacag ACCtccagcagccccctcacattaaagaggaagaggtggatccacagcccccccacattaaagaggaagatgaggaagtgtggatcactcaggaagaagagtgtcttctagggcaggaggaggctgatctcagcaagtttccattgactgttgtctctgtgaagactgaagagcatgaagacaaaccacctgagtcctcacagcttcatcacagtccaa aacgccactaccagtgcctccctcgtgacatgttcaaagttcttcctgaggtgggaattgaaactctctctgacaggagactctgccagacgttcccagcaaaccctcacaatgcgtctggaactgccaggtctgtccagcatcctcccccaccatcgcagccatctcaccaccaagtggtgatcggtagaaagctccgcccctctcttcacccgagtgtctaa
- the LOC133545451 gene encoding zinc finger protein 771-like, with protein MSGELASFLLCLSKRQLRTILPPPTSRPRSSDASTVEEGGKKKKISARPHRPPSLRRETWLPADTLAVTTPVATPLGLSGCTDVCEEHLHPEQQKWSFMMRTEEPQPSHIKKEEVYPLIPHFKKEEEDPLTPHFKEEEEDPLTPHIKEEEEEHSISQQGEHLEGLEEVDVTKLPVAGVPVKSEDDEVKGESEERGGGGPPSSSSTQHMTTEADGDHCGGSQADKLLAPLSDSEDTTSHSPDTDDEDSKDDKTCHTDNTHFKCSHCDKTFKYHCRLKVHMRTHTGERPFSCSICGKDFVRRHHFKAHMRIHTGEKTFMCSICGKKYTEQKYLERHTRIHTGEKPFICSECGKGFSQSVYLKAHMSKHTGEKLLSCLVCHKGFIQRGELKRHMRTHTGEKPYTCSVCCKSFIQSSHLKVHMITHTGEKVWSCSVCGERFSYKKQCKKHKCSENSSST; from the exons atgagcggagagcttgcgtcgttcctcctgtgcctgtcaaagaggcagctgcggactatcttgcctcctcccaccagccgcccccgatcgtcggatgcttccaccgtggaggaggggggaaaaaaaaaaaaaatctcagcccggccccaccgtCCGCCTTCgcttcgtcgagaaacgtggcttcccgcggacacactggcggtcaccacacccgtggccacacccctcggactttcaggttgtacag acgtctgtgaagaacatcttcaccctgagcaacagaagtggagcttcatgATGCGAACAGAGGaaccacagccctcccacattaagaaagAAGAGGTatacccactgatcccccattttaaaaaggaagaggaggacccactgacaccccattttaaagaggaagaggaggacccactgacccctcacattaaagaggaagaggaggaacacagcatcagtcagcagggagagcatcttgaagggctggaggaggttgatgtcaccaagttGCCAGTggctggtgtccctgtgaagagtgaagatgatgaggtcaaaggtgaaagtgaggagaggggagggggggggcctccaagcagcagctcaacacaacacatgacaacagaagctgatggagaccactgtggaggatcacaagcagacaagctcttagctccactatcagatagtgaggacacaacgtcacactctcctgacactgatgatgaagactctaaagatgataagacatgtcacactgacaacactcacttcaaatgttctcactgtgacaaaacctttaaataccattgtcgtctgaaagtacacatgagaacacacactggagaaagacctttttcatgttcaatctgtggtaaagattttgttCGAAGgcaccatttcaaagcacacatgagaatacacaccggagaaaaaaccTTTATGTGCTCAATTTGCGGTAAAAAATACACCGAACAAAAGTATTTGGAAAGACACacaagaatacacactggtgaaaaaccttttatctgttcagaatgtggtaaagggtTTTCACAAAGTGTCTATTTGAAAGCACACATGAGcaaacacactggagaaaaactttTGTCATGTTTAGTCTGTCATAAAGGTTTTATACAACGTGGTGAGTTGAAAaggcacatgagaacacatactggtgaaaaaccttatacttgttcagtatgttgtaaaagttttatacaaagttcgcatttgaaagtacacatgataacacacacaggtgagaaagtgtggagttgcagtgtgtgtggtgaaagattctcttataagaagcagtgtaagaaacacaagtgtagtgagaacagcagcagcacatga